A section of the Primulina eburnea isolate SZY01 chromosome 1, ASM2296580v1, whole genome shotgun sequence genome encodes:
- the LOC140811927 gene encoding basic blue protein-like, translated as MAEGRGSAVILAAVVMVLITAVVFHGGVAEAATYTVGDGGGWSFYVSGWPQGKRFVAGDVLVFNYNPRFHNVVKVNGAGCTAPPGAKVYQSGGDQIRLVKGQNYFICSIPGHCEAQMKIAVNAA; from the exons ATGGCTGAGGGAAGAGGCAGTGCAGTGATCCTTGCGGCGGTGGTGATGGTGCTAATTACAGCAGTTGTTTTCCACGGCGGAGTGGCTGAAGCCGCCACATACACCGTGGGAGATGGCGGCGGTTGGTCCTTCTACGTGTCTGGCTGGCCCCAAGGCAAGCGCTTCGTTGCTGGTGATGTGCTAG TGTTCAACTACAATCCAAGATTCCACAATGTGGTGAAAGTGAACGGGGCCGGGTGCACAGCTCCCCCTGGGGCCAAAGTTTATCAATCGGGGGGAGATCAGATCAGACTCGTCAAGGGGCAAAACTATTTCATTTGCAGTATTCCGGGGCATTGCGAAGCGCAGATGAAGATTGCCGTGAATGCTGCGTAA